A region from the Gemmatimonadota bacterium genome encodes:
- a CDS encoding aldolase/citrate lyase family protein, whose amino-acid sequence TADPDVAATAAAAGVDRIFVDLEERGKALRQAGRDTVISGHTLEDVSRVRERVPAGSLLVRINPPHAGTAEEVESALAAGADILMLPMFESVGEVVSTAACIGGRVAFVPLVETAAALRAVPDVVAVPGVSELYIGLNDLHFSLGRDFLFEPLAEGLLDAVAAACAQAGVPFGFGGVARVGQGDLPAEWILGEHVRLGSTAVILSRAFTHGADGGHIPGDGSALRRELDRLREVEAELRRRTPQEVSGNRRRLVRRVNELARAARPSPG is encoded by the coding sequence ACGGCCGACCCCGACGTGGCCGCGACCGCGGCGGCAGCTGGCGTCGACCGAATCTTCGTGGACCTCGAGGAGCGCGGTAAGGCCCTGCGCCAGGCGGGTCGGGACACGGTCATCAGCGGCCACACGCTGGAGGACGTATCCCGCGTCCGCGAGCGCGTCCCCGCCGGATCGCTCCTGGTCAGGATCAACCCGCCCCACGCCGGTACCGCCGAAGAGGTGGAGTCGGCGCTCGCCGCGGGCGCCGACATCCTCATGCTGCCGATGTTCGAGTCGGTGGGCGAGGTAGTGTCTACGGCCGCCTGCATCGGTGGACGAGTAGCCTTCGTACCCCTCGTGGAAACCGCCGCCGCGCTGCGGGCCGTACCGGATGTCGTGGCTGTACCGGGGGTCTCCGAGCTGTACATCGGACTCAACGACCTGCACTTCTCGCTCGGGCGAGACTTCCTGTTCGAGCCCCTCGCCGAGGGACTGCTGGACGCCGTTGCGGCGGCGTGCGCACAAGCCGGCGTGCCCTTCGGGTTCGGTGGCGTCGCGCGCGTGGGTCAGGGCGACCTGCCCGCGGAGTGGATTCTGGGCGAGCACGTGCGGTTGGGCTCGACCGCCGTCATCCTGTCGCGCGCGTTCACGCACGGCGCGGACGGCGGCCACATTCCGGGCGATGGATCCGCGCTTCGCCGCGAGCTGGACCGGCTCCGGGAAGTCGAGGCCGAGCTCCGGCGGCGCACGCCGCAGGAGGTGAGCGGCAACCGTCGTCGGCTTGTCCGCCGAGTCAACGAGCTGGCGCGCGCGGCGCGCCCCAGCCCCGGCTGA